From the genome of Arthrobacter alpinus, one region includes:
- the guaA gene encoding glutamine-hydrolyzing GMP synthase produces MTNPATAQTSQKPVLVVDYGAQYAQLIARRVREANVYSEIVPHTYTTEQLLAKNPAAIILSGGPSSVYAEGAPNVGADLFEAGIPVLGICYGFQAMAAALGGTVAETGSREYGATDVTLVGESRSILASTPAAQTTWMSHGDSVQSAPEGFDVLASSAGAPVAAFANEEKCLFGVQWHPEVKHSEFGQKVLENFLFNGAKLEKNWTATSILDEQVDRIKAQIGDAKVICGLSGGVDSAVAAALVQRAVGDQLTCVFVNHGLLRAGEAEQVELDFVASTGAKLYVANEQDRFLNALGGVSDPETKRKIIGREFIRAFEEAERAIMAEAASEGEEIKFLVQGTLYPDVVESGGGEGAANIKSHHNVGGLPEDLRFELVEPLRALFKDEVRAVGAELGLPPEIVGRQPFPGPGLGIRIVGEITGERLELLRKADAIARAELTAAGLDNEVWQMPVVLLADVRSVGVMGDGRTYGHPIVLRPVSSEDAMTADWSRLPYDLLAKISNRITNEVEGVNRVVLDVTSKPPGTIEWE; encoded by the coding sequence GTGACTAATCCCGCTACGGCCCAGACTTCCCAGAAGCCCGTCCTGGTTGTGGACTACGGTGCCCAGTACGCCCAGTTGATTGCGCGCCGTGTGCGTGAGGCCAATGTGTACTCGGAAATCGTGCCGCATACCTATACAACTGAGCAGCTGCTGGCTAAAAACCCAGCTGCCATCATCCTCTCCGGTGGACCCTCAAGTGTCTACGCGGAGGGTGCGCCCAACGTCGGTGCAGACCTTTTTGAAGCCGGCATCCCGGTTCTGGGCATTTGCTATGGCTTCCAAGCCATGGCTGCAGCCCTCGGTGGCACCGTTGCCGAGACGGGATCGCGCGAGTATGGCGCAACCGATGTCACCTTGGTCGGCGAAAGCCGTTCCATTCTGGCGTCCACCCCCGCAGCACAAACCACGTGGATGAGCCACGGCGACAGCGTGCAGAGCGCCCCCGAGGGCTTTGACGTCCTCGCGTCCTCTGCCGGCGCACCCGTTGCCGCGTTCGCGAACGAGGAAAAGTGCCTCTTCGGTGTGCAGTGGCACCCCGAGGTCAAGCACTCGGAGTTCGGCCAGAAGGTGTTGGAGAACTTCTTGTTCAACGGCGCCAAGCTGGAAAAGAACTGGACCGCCACATCCATCCTGGACGAGCAGGTTGACCGCATCAAGGCTCAGATCGGCGACGCCAAGGTTATTTGCGGCCTCTCCGGCGGCGTTGACTCCGCTGTTGCCGCTGCCCTGGTGCAGCGGGCAGTGGGCGACCAGCTCACCTGCGTGTTCGTCAACCACGGTTTGCTCCGTGCCGGCGAGGCCGAGCAGGTGGAACTCGACTTCGTGGCATCCACCGGCGCGAAGCTGTACGTTGCCAACGAACAGGACCGCTTCCTGAACGCCCTTGGGGGTGTCTCCGACCCGGAGACCAAGCGCAAGATCATCGGCCGCGAATTCATCCGCGCCTTCGAAGAAGCCGAACGCGCCATCATGGCCGAGGCTGCTTCCGAGGGCGAGGAGATCAAGTTCCTGGTCCAAGGCACCCTCTACCCCGACGTAGTGGAATCCGGCGGTGGTGAAGGCGCCGCCAACATCAAGAGTCACCACAACGTTGGCGGACTGCCCGAGGACCTGCGCTTTGAGCTTGTTGAGCCCCTGCGTGCATTGTTCAAGGACGAGGTTCGAGCGGTGGGTGCCGAGTTGGGCCTGCCTCCCGAGATCGTCGGACGCCAGCCGTTCCCCGGCCCCGGCTTGGGAATCCGGATCGTTGGTGAAATCACCGGCGAACGTCTTGAGCTCTTGCGCAAGGCGGACGCCATTGCCCGTGCCGAGCTGACCGCAGCCGGCCTGGACAACGAGGTGTGGCAGATGCCGGTGGTGCTGCTTGCGGATGTGCGCAGCGTTGGCGTCATGGGCGACGGCCGCACCTACGGCCACCCGATCGTGCTGCGTCCGGTGTCCTCGGAGGACGCCATGACCGCCGACTGGTCGCGCCTGCCGTACGATCTGCTGGCGAAGATCTCCAACCGGATCACCAACGAGGTTGAAGGTGTCAACCGGGTTGTTTTGGACGTCACCTCCAAGCCGCCGGGAACCATTGAGTGGGAGTAA
- a CDS encoding glycerol-3-phosphate dehydrogenase/oxidase, whose product MNHSTHPNGNLDPAAREASLKALKSTVAPGKELDILIVGGGVVGAGAALDAVTRGLNVGLVEANDWAAGTSSRSSKLIHGGLRYLEMLDFALVQEALQERGLLIQRIAPHLVRPVPFLYPLTRRFVERPYVGAGILLYDTLGVTSGNSRGVPMHKHLTRRGTLRAAPSLKDDAMIGSIRYYDAQVDDARLVTNVIRTAASFGAHVANQTEVIDFLREGQRVVGAKVRNLEDGTEFEIRAKQVINATGVWTDETQAMVTDRGQLKVRASKGIHLVVPRDRFQSTVGLILKTEKSVLFVIPWGRHWIIGTTDTDWKLDKAHPAASSKDIDYLLGHVNKVLKRPLTREDVEGVYAGLRPLLAGENDSTAKLSREHVVAHPVPGLVVVAGGKLTTYRVMAKDAVDEATRSLDEKVPDSCTDTIPLLGASGFKASWNRRTKMADESGIHVERVEHLLNRYGAMAQDVLDLMVASPELAQPLPGADDYLGAEVVYAATHEGALHLADVLTRRTRISIEAWDRGVAAAPVVARLMGDILGWSETQRENEVANYLARVEAERLSQQQPDDESADAARLGAPGIVPLM is encoded by the coding sequence ATGAATCATTCAACCCACCCCAACGGCAACTTGGACCCAGCGGCCCGTGAAGCCTCGCTCAAGGCCTTGAAATCCACAGTGGCGCCCGGCAAGGAACTGGATATTTTGATCGTTGGCGGCGGGGTGGTCGGTGCCGGCGCGGCACTGGACGCCGTCACCCGCGGCCTGAACGTGGGGCTTGTGGAGGCCAACGACTGGGCTGCGGGGACGTCGTCGCGCTCGTCAAAACTGATTCACGGCGGGCTGCGCTACCTGGAGATGCTTGACTTCGCACTGGTGCAGGAGGCTCTGCAAGAACGCGGGCTGCTGATCCAGCGCATCGCGCCGCACTTGGTGCGTCCGGTACCGTTTTTGTACCCCCTGACCAGACGATTCGTGGAGCGCCCCTACGTGGGGGCTGGGATCCTGCTGTACGACACGCTGGGCGTGACCAGTGGCAACAGTCGCGGCGTCCCCATGCATAAGCACCTCACACGCCGGGGCACACTGCGGGCTGCCCCCAGCCTGAAGGACGACGCCATGATCGGCTCCATCCGCTACTATGACGCGCAAGTGGACGACGCGCGGTTGGTCACCAACGTGATCCGCACGGCTGCCAGCTTTGGCGCCCACGTGGCCAACCAAACGGAGGTGATCGACTTCCTTCGGGAGGGCCAGCGCGTGGTCGGAGCCAAGGTCCGCAATTTGGAGGACGGCACCGAATTTGAGATCAGGGCCAAGCAGGTCATCAACGCCACGGGTGTCTGGACGGACGAAACCCAGGCGATGGTCACCGACCGCGGCCAGCTCAAGGTCAGGGCCTCAAAAGGCATCCACCTGGTGGTGCCGCGGGACAGGTTCCAGTCAACGGTGGGCCTGATTTTGAAGACCGAAAAGTCGGTCTTGTTCGTCATCCCGTGGGGTAGGCACTGGATCATTGGTACGACGGACACAGACTGGAAACTGGACAAGGCCCACCCCGCAGCCTCCAGCAAGGACATCGACTATCTGCTTGGACATGTCAACAAAGTACTCAAGCGCCCCCTCACCCGCGAAGACGTCGAAGGAGTCTATGCCGGCCTCCGTCCCCTGCTGGCGGGCGAGAATGACTCAACCGCCAAGCTTTCCAGAGAACACGTCGTGGCCCATCCCGTCCCCGGTCTGGTGGTGGTCGCCGGAGGAAAGCTCACCACGTACAGGGTCATGGCGAAGGACGCCGTGGATGAGGCCACCCGCAGCTTGGATGAAAAGGTGCCAGACAGTTGCACGGATACCATTCCGTTGCTCGGCGCCTCCGGGTTCAAGGCCAGCTGGAACCGGCGGACCAAGATGGCCGATGAGTCCGGCATCCATGTTGAGCGGGTGGAGCACCTGCTCAACCGCTACGGGGCCATGGCACAGGACGTTCTGGACCTGATGGTGGCCTCGCCCGAGCTGGCGCAGCCACTTCCGGGTGCCGACGATTACCTAGGGGCTGAGGTGGTGTATGCCGCCACCCATGAGGGCGCGCTGCATCTGGCTGACGTACTGACCCGCCGCACCCGTATTTCTATCGAGGCGTGGGACCGCGGGGTCGCGGCGGCCCCCGTAGTGGCTAGACTAATGGGGGATATTTTGGGGTGGAGTGAAACCCAACGGGAAAATGAAGTGGCCAACTACTTGGCCCGGGTCGAGGCCGAGCGGCTCAGTCAGCAGCAGCCCGACGACGAATCGGCGGATGCTGCCCGGCTCGGGGCTCCGGGCATTGTTCCGCTCATGTAG
- a CDS encoding GuaB3 family IMP dehydrogenase-related protein translates to MTYEIEIGRGKRGRRAYSLDDIAIVPSRRTRDPKDVSVKWQIDAYQFEMPVIGAPMDSVMSPETAIALGKLGGLGVLDLEGLWTRYEDPQSVLDEIAALEGSVVNPETTLRLQQLYSPPIQPELITQRLAEIRAAGVSVAGSLTPGRTQEFYKTVVAAGVDIFVIRGTTVSAEHVSKNTESLNLKQFIYELDVPVIVGGAAGYTPALHLMRTGAAGVLVGFGGGASTTTRRALGIRSPMASAISDVAAARRDYMDESGGRYVHVIADGGMGSSGDIVKAIAMGADAVMLGAALSRAAEAPGQGWHWGAEAHHQELPRGHRVNMGTVGTLAEVLHGPAHQADGTSNLIGALRRSMATTGYSDLKEFQRVEVLVSP, encoded by the coding sequence GTGACTTATGAGATTGAGATTGGCCGTGGCAAGCGTGGACGTCGTGCTTATTCTTTGGATGACATCGCGATCGTTCCCTCCCGACGGACCCGTGACCCCAAAGATGTGTCAGTAAAATGGCAGATCGACGCCTATCAGTTTGAGATGCCCGTTATCGGCGCACCCATGGACTCGGTCATGTCTCCGGAAACCGCCATTGCCTTGGGCAAGCTGGGCGGCCTGGGCGTGCTGGACCTTGAAGGTTTGTGGACCCGGTATGAGGATCCGCAGTCTGTGCTCGATGAGATCGCCGCACTTGAGGGCTCCGTGGTCAACCCGGAGACCACCTTGCGCCTGCAGCAGCTGTACAGCCCCCCCATCCAGCCCGAACTGATCACCCAACGCCTGGCCGAGATCCGTGCCGCAGGCGTGAGCGTCGCTGGCTCGTTGACCCCAGGACGCACCCAGGAGTTCTACAAGACCGTTGTGGCCGCAGGGGTCGACATCTTTGTGATCCGTGGAACCACTGTTTCGGCAGAGCACGTGTCCAAGAACACCGAGTCGCTGAATTTGAAACAGTTCATTTACGAACTCGATGTGCCCGTGATCGTTGGCGGCGCGGCCGGCTATACCCCAGCGCTGCATCTGATGCGCACCGGTGCCGCCGGTGTCCTGGTGGGTTTCGGTGGGGGTGCCTCGACCACCACACGACGTGCCTTGGGCATCCGCTCGCCCATGGCCAGCGCCATTTCCGATGTTGCCGCCGCTCGCCGCGACTACATGGATGAATCTGGTGGCCGGTACGTGCACGTGATTGCCGACGGCGGCATGGGTTCCAGTGGCGACATCGTCAAGGCGATCGCCATGGGTGCCGACGCCGTCATGCTCGGTGCTGCGCTGTCCCGAGCGGCCGAGGCGCCCGGCCAGGGCTGGCACTGGGGTGCCGAGGCGCACCACCAGGAACTGCCGCGCGGCCACCGAGTGAACATGGGCACCGTGGGAACCCTGGCCGAGGTGCTGCACGGCCCGGCCCACCAGGCCGATGGCACCTCCAACCTGATCGGTGCGCTACGCCGTTCCATGGCCACCACCGGATATTCGGACCTGAAGGAATTCCAGCGCGTGGAAGTGCTTGTTTCCCCGTAG
- a CDS encoding PTS sugar transporter subunit IIA has protein sequence MTSGSLQRYETELTNPGLVILEMEASSKEDATAQLATKLFEQGRISDLTGFLRHVNAREHQLATGLPGGIGLPHARSDYVNQTSIAVGITRFGHSLDFGAVDGPATVILLIATPATSFSEHLEVLATIARSLFKENFRESLRRAHDTEVISELINSSLVFFDH, from the coding sequence ATGACATCCGGTTCGCTCCAGCGGTATGAAACCGAACTGACCAACCCCGGTTTGGTGATTTTGGAGATGGAGGCCAGCTCCAAGGAGGACGCCACGGCCCAATTGGCCACGAAACTCTTTGAACAGGGCCGCATCAGCGACCTTACCGGGTTCCTACGTCACGTCAACGCCCGTGAACATCAGCTAGCCACTGGACTGCCAGGCGGCATTGGCCTGCCGCACGCACGAAGCGACTACGTCAACCAAACCTCAATCGCGGTAGGCATCACCCGGTTCGGGCACAGCTTGGATTTCGGTGCCGTCGACGGTCCCGCCACAGTGATCTTGCTCATCGCCACACCGGCCACCTCGTTTTCCGAACATCTGGAAGTTCTCGCCACCATTGCGCGCTCACTGTTCAAGGAAAACTTCCGGGAATCGCTGCGCCGGGCGCATGACACGGAGGTTATCTCCGAACTCATCAACTCTTCACTGGTGTTCTTCGACCATTAG
- a CDS encoding DUF4011 domain-containing protein, giving the protein MSVWSRPFRSNAEKKATVSEVVSPAESSAELQTWLAGLDTYAGVDTALAFVKNDAGCIDLTHAHPSGLAQLLAGRKTRLSTLIREPEHYTSAKRAAASLRAKIFELSTDRGIDVGYLAAGLARWSRTGAQERGEVCAPVLLAGVALTVRAGQDDYELQLMEQAQVNPALVEHLKVHANIRVDAAALGRLAYSTARFDPVPVLDKLRTLLAPLEGATVEHELLVSSFAFLAENLRDPALLAGSELLENLQRHSGDDVLPVELESDYSKFTALDDRLPEDEILVRDADPQQQYVLDLIRTGKSVLVSTPPGTGQTQTAINAIAELVHDGKSVLVVGERRSTLNELAQKLGEMDLDSLLLQLSAQTGPQQIKSQLIRSITRNEKATEPQLGSLFSTLVDHRHQLVDHVASLHNVRERWGCSPYQAMQSLAELTSIHPAPATTVRLKRSVLDNVRDRGDLSGRLRRAAELGAFSQVAVSSAWHGARMVTRKETEAAYGLAQTLFEQVPVFAAKMREVADFGQIRHGNTFAQWGRQLSMLVAIRESLDKFKSDVFDWPIDEMIAATATTAWRREHGIDMPALQRARYRRNAKDFVRPGVHIADLHESLVLVNEQSSLWAQAATSKRHPTVPAGLAELNRSYKDLDEKLTALGAILERTVDGGDLVNFNDGELVGRLDALVQDKESLETLPERTLLLESMREQGLGELLDDLSLREVGHRETNAELELAWWQSALEAMISGDDYLAMSDGENLRRLEAEFRLADQTHVAAGPARIRWKLAQEWREVVSGRNRQGEMLRNVLKDGRVSLDALGVQAPDLLKNLVPVFTASPLVVPSVIPANFRFDAVIILDAESTSLQSALPALARADQVIAFGDEQTACPRSFNVSVGDGPEPSAQQHPLESVLGALSRVLPRHRLTVSYRAVDEDLVLQLSSGFYDSQLQRLPDGRAVTGLERALSVDYLPDGKGLPGAGSGGVESVVAEVNRVVDMVFEHARVRPRESLAVISASERHAVRVAQAIRLQMANHPLLASFFESGPESFRVVTIDRAAGLVRDRVIFSLGYGRTPHGRALHGFGPLSEPDGRAKFALAMTRARNHIHIITCFRPEDLDEQRLSHGAVDFFELLDRELAGNSLLGTPASRAQDSEKRAGEDPLVADLADRLRARGARVWHHYDGALDIVAAPDPVSLLGREEHEIPVPVAVESDGTAKYQSMSVRERSRLRPEMLERLGWRYVPLWTIEVFTDPSSCADQIGRYLGLSSTSVDAELTSLIGASLDTSMTAVIDSPRSRRRTPAPGGKNDSEPANAVPASAESESEESVTTVNEPSKTTSNEPAKTSSDDDPMETPATKPDTGDVLPKVAPNDAAHTWGDEGSNQDHDEWLQENKPPHWG; this is encoded by the coding sequence ATGTCAGTATGGTCAAGACCGTTCCGCTCAAATGCAGAGAAGAAGGCAACCGTGTCCGAAGTTGTGAGTCCCGCTGAGAGCTCCGCCGAGCTCCAAACATGGCTTGCAGGCTTGGATACCTATGCTGGAGTGGACACTGCCCTGGCCTTCGTGAAGAACGATGCAGGCTGCATCGACCTCACGCATGCGCACCCTTCCGGGCTGGCGCAGTTGCTGGCCGGCCGGAAAACCCGCTTGTCCACGCTCATCCGGGAACCCGAGCACTACACCTCCGCCAAGCGTGCGGCTGCCTCGCTGCGTGCCAAGATTTTTGAGTTGAGCACGGATCGCGGGATCGACGTCGGCTACCTGGCCGCCGGTCTCGCCCGGTGGTCCAGGACCGGGGCGCAAGAGCGTGGCGAGGTCTGTGCACCCGTGCTGCTGGCCGGCGTCGCACTGACCGTGCGGGCGGGGCAAGACGACTATGAACTCCAGCTCATGGAGCAGGCGCAGGTGAACCCGGCGCTCGTAGAGCACCTGAAAGTGCACGCCAATATCCGGGTCGACGCCGCGGCCCTGGGCCGGCTTGCGTACAGCACCGCGCGCTTTGACCCGGTGCCGGTCCTGGACAAGCTCCGCACACTTTTGGCCCCCCTGGAGGGTGCCACGGTGGAGCACGAACTCTTGGTCTCATCGTTCGCCTTCCTGGCGGAGAACCTTCGCGACCCCGCCCTGCTGGCGGGGTCGGAGCTGTTGGAGAATCTGCAACGGCACAGCGGCGACGACGTCCTCCCGGTGGAGCTCGAATCTGACTATTCCAAGTTCACGGCACTCGATGACCGCCTCCCCGAGGACGAAATCCTTGTGCGTGACGCCGATCCGCAACAGCAATATGTGCTGGACCTGATCCGCACGGGCAAGTCCGTGCTGGTCTCAACACCTCCCGGAACGGGCCAGACGCAGACGGCCATCAACGCCATTGCCGAGCTGGTCCACGACGGCAAGAGTGTGCTGGTGGTGGGGGAACGCCGCAGTACGTTGAACGAGCTGGCCCAAAAACTCGGTGAGATGGATCTGGATTCCTTGCTGCTCCAACTGAGCGCCCAGACCGGTCCGCAGCAGATCAAGTCCCAACTGATCAGGTCGATCACCCGCAATGAAAAGGCCACGGAACCGCAGCTCGGCAGCTTGTTTTCAACACTGGTGGACCACCGTCACCAGCTCGTGGACCATGTTGCCAGCCTGCACAACGTGCGTGAACGCTGGGGTTGCTCGCCCTACCAGGCCATGCAGTCTTTGGCGGAGCTGACCTCCATCCACCCGGCACCTGCCACCACCGTCAGGCTCAAACGCAGCGTCCTGGACAACGTCCGGGACCGTGGGGACCTCAGCGGCCGCCTGCGCCGCGCCGCAGAGCTTGGCGCGTTCAGCCAAGTTGCCGTCAGCAGTGCCTGGCACGGGGCTCGCATGGTCACCCGCAAGGAAACTGAAGCGGCCTACGGTCTGGCACAGACCCTGTTTGAACAGGTTCCCGTCTTTGCCGCGAAGATGCGCGAGGTTGCCGATTTTGGGCAGATCCGCCACGGCAACACTTTTGCCCAGTGGGGACGCCAGCTGAGCATGCTGGTGGCTATCAGGGAAAGCCTGGACAAGTTCAAGTCCGATGTTTTTGACTGGCCCATCGATGAGATGATTGCCGCCACAGCCACCACCGCGTGGCGCCGCGAACATGGCATCGACATGCCCGCCCTGCAGCGTGCCCGGTATCGCCGCAATGCCAAGGACTTTGTGCGCCCAGGTGTCCACATCGCCGACCTGCATGAGTCCTTGGTGCTGGTCAACGAACAAAGCTCCCTGTGGGCACAGGCGGCCACCAGCAAACGGCACCCCACGGTGCCTGCCGGCCTGGCCGAGCTGAACCGCAGCTACAAGGATTTGGACGAGAAACTTACCGCCCTCGGCGCCATTCTGGAACGCACCGTCGACGGTGGGGACCTGGTGAACTTCAACGACGGCGAGCTCGTGGGCCGTCTGGACGCATTGGTCCAAGACAAGGAGTCGCTGGAGACGCTGCCTGAGCGAACCCTGTTGCTTGAAAGCATGCGTGAACAAGGCCTCGGCGAGCTCTTGGACGACCTGTCACTGCGCGAGGTTGGCCACAGGGAGACCAACGCGGAGCTTGAACTTGCTTGGTGGCAGTCGGCCCTTGAAGCGATGATCAGTGGCGATGACTATTTGGCAATGTCAGATGGTGAGAACTTGCGCCGTCTGGAGGCTGAATTCCGTTTGGCTGACCAGACCCATGTTGCCGCCGGCCCGGCACGAATCCGCTGGAAACTTGCCCAAGAGTGGCGCGAGGTGGTGTCCGGGCGCAACCGGCAGGGTGAAATGCTGCGCAACGTCCTCAAGGACGGCAGGGTCTCCTTGGATGCGTTGGGCGTCCAGGCACCTGACCTGCTCAAGAACCTGGTTCCGGTCTTCACCGCCAGCCCCTTGGTGGTGCCATCCGTCATCCCGGCGAACTTCCGATTCGACGCCGTCATCATCTTAGACGCCGAATCCACGTCGCTACAATCAGCGCTGCCTGCCCTGGCCAGGGCAGATCAGGTCATCGCGTTCGGTGACGAGCAAACAGCCTGCCCCCGCAGTTTCAATGTTTCGGTGGGGGATGGGCCGGAGCCGTCAGCGCAACAGCACCCCCTGGAAAGCGTCTTGGGCGCACTGTCCCGGGTGCTGCCCCGCCACCGCCTGACTGTTTCCTACCGTGCGGTGGACGAGGACCTGGTCCTGCAATTGAGCAGCGGATTCTATGACTCACAGTTGCAGCGCCTGCCCGACGGGCGGGCCGTGACAGGCTTGGAACGGGCGCTCTCCGTTGACTACCTCCCGGATGGCAAGGGCCTTCCCGGAGCGGGCAGTGGCGGAGTGGAATCCGTGGTGGCCGAGGTCAACCGAGTGGTGGACATGGTGTTTGAGCACGCCAGGGTGCGTCCGCGCGAATCGTTGGCCGTGATCTCGGCCAGCGAACGGCACGCTGTCCGCGTGGCCCAGGCCATTCGCCTGCAGATGGCCAACCACCCGCTGCTGGCCAGCTTCTTCGAGTCGGGGCCGGAGTCGTTCCGGGTTGTCACCATTGACCGGGCGGCTGGCTTGGTCAGGGACAGGGTCATCTTCTCGCTCGGCTATGGCCGGACACCCCACGGGCGGGCGCTTCACGGCTTTGGCCCGCTGTCAGAGCCGGACGGCCGGGCCAAGTTCGCCCTGGCCATGACCCGGGCCCGCAATCACATTCACATCATCACCTGTTTCCGGCCGGAGGACCTGGATGAGCAACGACTCAGTCATGGCGCCGTTGACTTCTTTGAACTACTGGACCGTGAACTGGCTGGCAACTCGCTTCTGGGCACCCCTGCCTCGAGAGCCCAGGACAGCGAAAAGCGTGCCGGCGAGGACCCGTTGGTGGCTGACCTTGCCGACCGGCTGCGTGCCAGGGGTGCCCGGGTTTGGCATCACTATGATGGCGCACTGGACATTGTGGCCGCACCTGATCCCGTGTCCTTATTGGGCCGGGAGGAACATGAAATCCCCGTCCCGGTGGCCGTTGAGTCCGATGGCACCGCGAAATACCAAAGCATGAGTGTGCGTGAACGCAGCCGTCTGCGCCCGGAGATGCTTGAGCGGCTCGGGTGGCGTTATGTGCCCTTATGGACCATTGAAGTCTTTACCGACCCATCCAGTTGCGCCGACCAGATTGGCCGCTATTTGGGATTGTCCTCCACCTCGGTCGATGCCGAACTGACTTCCTTGATTGGCGCGTCCCTGGACACCTCCATGACAGCTGTTATTGACTCTCCGCGTTCCCGGCGCCGCACGCCGGCCCCGGGCGGGAAAAACGATTCAGAACCGGCAAATGCTGTGCCTGCAAGCGCTGAGTCCGAAAGCGAAGAAAGTGTGACCACGGTGAACGAGCCGAGCAAGACCACAAGCAACGAACCAGCGAAGACCAGTTCCGACGACGACCCTATGGAAACGCCCGCAACAAAGCCGGACACTGGGGACGTTCTGCCCAAGGTGGCCCCGAACGATGCGGCGCACACGTGGGGGGATGAGGGCAGCAACCAGGACCATGACGAATGGTTGCAAGAGAACAAGCCGCCACATTGGGGCTAG
- a CDS encoding SURF1 family protein: MVFALAVAAVFVLLSQWQFSRSLEKDVAPPSVTEKVQPLLETLQPGEPLLGSAEGQLISATGHFDASKQVIVQSRVQEGEVGYWVVTAFVVDGAPKLTGVTATEEVVIPVARGWIADPGQAQTPPSGTLTLEGRLLNSEGPVLAKNLPAGQIGALSSAELTNLWDTTTYAAFVVSFQEQVDGADVGASASHGSLIPITVTATDQNNKINWLNIFYSIEWVVFAGFAVFLWWRLVADDYRRAQDELFDVGHDDEDDALNPDLGK; the protein is encoded by the coding sequence TTGGTATTTGCGCTGGCTGTTGCTGCCGTCTTTGTCTTGCTGAGTCAGTGGCAGTTTTCGCGTTCCCTGGAGAAGGATGTGGCCCCTCCTTCCGTCACGGAGAAGGTGCAACCGTTGCTGGAAACTTTGCAGCCTGGCGAACCGCTGCTGGGGTCCGCGGAAGGCCAGCTGATTAGCGCAACAGGCCATTTTGACGCGAGCAAGCAGGTCATTGTGCAGTCCCGTGTGCAGGAGGGCGAGGTTGGCTATTGGGTTGTCACGGCGTTCGTGGTTGACGGCGCACCGAAGCTGACAGGGGTGACCGCCACCGAGGAGGTGGTGATCCCCGTGGCTCGCGGCTGGATCGCTGATCCGGGTCAGGCTCAAACGCCGCCGTCGGGCACGCTGACCCTTGAAGGTCGGTTGCTCAATTCGGAAGGGCCCGTCCTTGCCAAGAACCTCCCTGCCGGCCAGATCGGTGCACTGTCCTCGGCAGAACTGACCAACCTCTGGGACACCACCACGTACGCCGCGTTTGTGGTCTCGTTCCAGGAACAGGTTGACGGTGCCGATGTTGGAGCAAGTGCCAGCCACGGCAGCCTGATTCCCATCACCGTCACAGCCACTGACCAGAATAACAAAATCAACTGGCTGAACATTTTCTACTCCATCGAGTGGGTAGTGTTTGCCGGATTCGCCGTCTTCCTGTGGTGGCGCCTGGTGGCCGACGACTACCGCCGGGCCCAAGACGAGCTCTTCGACGTGGGCCACGACGACGAAGACGATGCGTTAAACCCAGACTTAGGAAAGTGA
- a CDS encoding DUF3817 domain-containing protein has product MTDNNTAGPQNPSETAAPSGATSESTSAKTEPKRRFGGTPAQILGALKFYKVLAYATGTMLLLLVAELVLRYGFHSVLVAGGTDSTTGAAHGLGMVNIDGGVMAITGGFNLSTMVLIVHGWMYVVYLIADFRLWTLMRWPFGKLVLIALGGVVPFLSFIVEGRVHKEVLAEVAANPKAGKRY; this is encoded by the coding sequence GTGACCGATAACAACACCGCCGGGCCGCAGAACCCCTCGGAGACAGCAGCGCCCTCGGGCGCAACAAGCGAAAGCACCAGCGCCAAGACCGAGCCAAAACGACGTTTCGGTGGAACCCCTGCACAGATTCTGGGGGCGTTGAAGTTCTACAAGGTGTTGGCCTACGCGACGGGCACCATGCTGTTGCTGCTCGTTGCTGAACTGGTGCTGCGTTACGGCTTCCACAGCGTCCTGGTGGCCGGTGGCACCGACTCCACAACAGGCGCCGCACACGGGTTGGGCATGGTCAATATTGACGGCGGCGTCATGGCCATCACCGGCGGCTTCAACTTGTCCACCATGGTGCTCATTGTGCACGGCTGGATGTACGTGGTGTACCTGATTGCCGACTTCCGGCTCTGGACCCTCATGCGCTGGCCGTTTGGCAAGCTGGTCCTGATCGCTTTGGGCGGGGTGGTCCCGTTCCTGTCATTCATCGTGGAAGGCCGGGTCCACAAAGAAGTCCTGGCGGAGGTTGCGGCAAATCCCAAGGCCGGCAAAAGGTACTAA